One Acidobacteriota bacterium DNA window includes the following coding sequences:
- a CDS encoding HAMP domain-containing sensor histidine kinase — protein MKFGKRKPPVILMITVAMLALLPVLAVLQYRWMGKVSEAERQRMQSNLREGASKFTQDFDREMARVFFGFQCSATTEAELGAGLAEAYRRWSEETAFPQLVSGIYLVAMNEHQQPGLQRVNPATGQLQTSDWTDNLAPLKDRLQNYFHKTPVNLSATEISKIKLPGLKSDGLKIFRNEFEPVQSDVPAFIIHNLPTKMEGDFAILPFQSRNLTIITLNLDYLKQEMIPQLAAKYFSGNSGLDYNLTILDKNVPQKIIYQTDTASVPPTETSDASANLFSVRLMEMNSVVRARSTETVEDKRIDSKKTSHVAVQVISSDSPELSVGKLTENALLAANSGKWQLLLQHRAGSLGAVVESARRRNLAISFGVLILLSISIALLIISTRRAKRLAEQQMEFVAGVSHELRTPLAVIRSAGENLADGVIDEKNQIKRYGSLIASEGRRLTEMVEQILEFSGIQSGKKNYSLIPTDVSDIIEHAIASCLPMIEEGGFELKKEIAENLPAVAADEAALSRSIQNLLTNALKYSDTHRVIELKAGVHKTARGQEVRLTVSDKGLGIAAEDLPHIFEPFYRGREAVASQIHGSGLGLSLVKQIIDSHQGRITVSSEAGKGSSFTIHLPVAKSLESGVWSRESVSETQLT, from the coding sequence ATGAAATTTGGGAAGCGCAAACCACCGGTGATTTTAATGATTACGGTGGCAATGCTTGCATTGCTTCCGGTGCTTGCGGTTTTGCAATATCGCTGGATGGGCAAAGTCAGTGAAGCCGAACGCCAACGTATGCAAAGCAATTTGCGTGAAGGCGCAAGCAAATTCACCCAGGATTTTGACCGCGAAATGGCGCGCGTATTTTTCGGTTTTCAATGTTCGGCAACCACAGAGGCAGAACTCGGCGCAGGGCTTGCTGAAGCTTACAGGCGGTGGTCTGAGGAAACCGCTTTTCCGCAACTCGTGAGTGGCATTTATCTGGTGGCGATGAATGAACATCAACAACCGGGTTTGCAGCGCGTCAATCCGGCAACCGGACAATTGCAAACCAGCGATTGGACAGACAATCTCGCGCCACTCAAAGACCGTTTGCAAAATTATTTTCATAAAACGCCGGTAAATCTCTCTGCGACTGAGATATCGAAAATCAAATTGCCGGGACTGAAATCCGATGGCTTGAAGATTTTTAGAAACGAATTTGAACCCGTGCAAAGCGATGTGCCGGCGTTCATCATTCACAACTTGCCGACCAAAATGGAAGGCGATTTTGCCATCCTGCCTTTTCAATCGCGCAATCTGACCATCATCACTTTGAACCTCGACTATCTTAAACAAGAGATGATTCCCCAACTTGCCGCGAAATATTTTTCCGGCAACAGCGGATTGGATTACAACCTGACCATTCTTGATAAAAATGTGCCACAAAAAATCATTTATCAAACGGATACGGCATCAGTACCACCAACGGAAACCAGTGATGCTTCCGCCAATCTGTTCAGCGTGCGTTTGATGGAGATGAATTCGGTCGTCAGAGCGCGCAGCACCGAAACCGTTGAAGATAAGCGCATAGATAGTAAAAAGACCAGTCACGTTGCAGTTCAGGTTATCAGCAGCGACAGCCCGGAACTGTCCGTCGGCAAACTCACAGAGAATGCCCTGCTTGCGGCAAACAGCGGCAAATGGCAACTGCTGTTGCAACATCGCGCCGGCTCACTTGGCGCGGTCGTCGAAAGCGCCCGCCGTCGTAATCTCGCTATCAGTTTCGGGGTGTTGATTTTGCTATCCATCAGCATCGCCCTGCTCATCATTTCAACCCGTCGCGCCAAACGTTTAGCCGAACAACAGATGGAATTTGTTGCGGGCGTTTCGCATGAACTTCGCACCCCGCTTGCCGTCATTCGCTCGGCGGGCGAAAATCTTGCCGACGGTGTCATTGATGAAAAAAATCAAATCAAACGCTACGGCTCGTTGATTGCCAGTGAAGGACGCAGGCTCACGGAGATGGTCGAACAAATTCTCGAATTTTCCGGCATTCAAAGCGGCAAAAAGAATTACTCACTGATTCCGACCGATGTGAGTGACATTATCGAACACGCTATCGCTTCGTGTTTGCCGATGATTGAAGAGGGCGGCTTTGAACTCAAGAAAGAAATTGCCGAAAATTTACCGGCAGTCGCGGCAGATGAAGCGGCGCTCAGTCGTTCGATTCAAAATCTGCTAACCAACGCCCTGAAATATTCCGACACCCATCGCGTCATTGAACTCAAGGCAGGCGTTCATAAAACCGCCAGAGGTCAAGAGGTGCGCCTCACGGTTTCGGATAAAGGACTAGGGATTGCCGCTGAAGATTTACCGCATATTTTCGAGCCGTTTTATCGCGGTCGCGAAGCCGTCGCTTCGCAAATTCACGGAAGCGGTCTTGGACTGAGCCTCGTCAAACAAATTATCGATTCGCATCAAGGGCGCATCACAGTAAGCAGCGAAGCCGGTAAAGGCAGTTCATTTACCATTCATCTTCCGGTTGCTAAAAGTTTGGAGTCTGGAGTCTGGAGCCGTGAGTCAGTTTCAGAAACCCAACTGACTTAA
- a CDS encoding response regulator transcription factor, with the protein MSKRLLLVEDEPGLVLTLTDRLIKEGFTVESARDGETGFERAVNENFDLIILDVMLPRRNGFDVCRDLRQRGVQTPIIMLTARGQVVDKVVGLKLGADDYLTKPFEMLELLARIEALLRRAPAIDAQVNSETYQFGQVRVDFRRAEVFFDDKPAELSAREFQLLRYFIEHRGNTISRDELLNEVWGYNAMPSTRTVDVHIAWLRQKLEPNPRHPQYILTIHGLGYKFIG; encoded by the coding sequence ATGAGTAAACGTTTACTTTTAGTTGAAGACGAACCGGGGTTGGTGCTGACGCTCACCGACCGTTTGATTAAAGAGGGCTTTACGGTCGAATCGGCGCGTGATGGGGAAACCGGGTTTGAACGCGCCGTCAATGAAAATTTCGATTTAATTATTCTCGATGTGATGTTGCCGCGCAGAAACGGTTTCGATGTATGCCGCGATTTGCGGCAACGCGGTGTGCAAACGCCCATCATTATGCTGACGGCTCGCGGGCAGGTGGTTGATAAAGTTGTCGGTCTTAAACTTGGAGCCGATGATTACCTCACCAAACCTTTTGAAATGCTTGAACTGCTCGCGCGGATTGAAGCCTTGCTCAGGCGCGCTCCGGCAATTGACGCTCAGGTGAATTCCGAAACTTATCAATTCGGACAGGTGCGCGTTGATTTTCGTCGCGCCGAAGTTTTTTTTGATGATAAACCGGCTGAACTTTCCGCCCGCGAATTTCAATTGCTCAGATATTTCATCGAACATCGCGGCAATACGATTTCGCGTGATGAATTATTGAATGAAGTTTGGGGCTATAACGCCATGCCTTCGACGCGCACGGTTGATGTGCATATCGCCTGGCTCCGACAAAAGCTCGAACCCAATCCGCGACACCCGCAATACATTCTCACCATTCACGGTCTCGGTTATAAATTCATCGGCTGA
- a CDS encoding DUF4956 domain-containing protein yields MPLYTLFDWQIGWQLKKEKGKVTALVRLFIFFILIANATPLPAQTDDGKAKTNPPAISAGNANQEAHANQNESFFSKLFGSQASANGVEESLSLHVTKIAISFLLAALLAAALAYRPRKKMMVSQNNPYVAQTQILLSVTAAAMMMIVSDNAARAFGIFAAASLVRYRTNIRDPKETSVLLACLAIGLASGVRRWEIALVLTIFMMLLLMLLESLEPKQVFRTMELKIKSRNVEKTDLILKRIFKKRNIKAELRKIDLPDEENSFGSLLYFINVHPIISTDRLTDDFFAADPDNIDKIEWQQKKSQSYIYR; encoded by the coding sequence ATGCCTCTATACACCCTATTTGATTGGCAAATCGGTTGGCAGTTGAAAAAAGAGAAGGGCAAAGTTACGGCGCTCGTTCGGCTTTTCATTTTTTTTATTTTGATTGCGAACGCTACGCCGTTGCCGGCACAAACCGATGATGGTAAAGCGAAAACCAATCCGCCCGCAATCAGCGCCGGGAATGCAAATCAAGAAGCTCATGCCAATCAGAATGAATCTTTTTTTTCAAAGTTGTTTGGCTCGCAAGCCTCTGCAAACGGTGTAGAAGAAAGTCTGTCGCTACACGTCACCAAGATTGCCATCAGTTTTTTGTTAGCTGCCCTGCTGGCGGCGGCGCTCGCGTATCGTCCGCGTAAAAAGATGATGGTATCGCAAAACAACCCTTATGTTGCGCAGACCCAAATTCTGCTTTCGGTCACAGCGGCAGCCATGATGATGATTGTTTCCGATAATGCGGCGCGCGCTTTTGGAATTTTCGCCGCAGCCTCTTTAGTGCGCTATCGCACCAACATTCGTGACCCGAAAGAGACCAGCGTGCTGTTAGCCTGTCTGGCTATTGGTTTGGCTTCGGGCGTCAGGCGTTGGGAAATCGCCCTGGTGCTGACGATTTTCATGATGTTGTTGTTGATGCTTTTGGAATCCCTGGAACCGAAACAGGTTTTTCGCACGATGGAACTTAAAATCAAATCCCGCAATGTGGAAAAGACCGATTTGATTTTAAAACGCATCTTTAAAAAGCGGAACATTAAAGCCGAGTTGCGCAAGATTGATTTACCCGACGAAGAGAATAGTTTTGGCAGCCTTCTCTATTTTATCAATGTTCATCCGATCATCAGCACAGACCGGTTAACCGATGATTTTTTTGCAGCCGACCCTGATAACATTGATAAAATCGAATGGCAGCAGAAAAAGAGCCAATCTTACATCTATCGCTGA
- a CDS encoding crotonase/enoyl-CoA hydratase family protein has translation MDSEYQSLTVIRQNRIAEVTLTGPGKGNAMGPDFWRELPQVVAQLERDNEVRVIIVAGAGGNFSYGLDLMSMTSEIGAKGANLAAERTAFLDKLYELQKAFDQVFFCRKPVIAAVSGWCVGGGVDLISACDLRVCSADAKFSVREVRVAMVADLGSLQRLPYIIGEAATRELAYSGKDIDAQKALKLGLVSEVFATPDATLEAARALAHEIAANPPLVVQGIKQVMNHRIASEITEGLRYVGAWNSAFLHSEDLIEAIQAFRERRAPEFKGR, from the coding sequence ATGGATTCAGAATATCAATCATTAACCGTCATCCGACAAAATCGCATCGCTGAAGTTACCCTCACAGGACCCGGCAAAGGCAATGCGATGGGACCGGATTTCTGGCGCGAGCTACCTCAGGTTGTCGCGCAACTTGAACGCGACAACGAAGTTCGCGTCATCATCGTTGCGGGCGCGGGCGGCAATTTCAGTTACGGACTCGATTTGATGTCGATGACTTCCGAAATTGGCGCAAAAGGCGCTAACCTTGCTGCCGAACGCACCGCATTTTTAGATAAACTTTATGAATTACAGAAAGCCTTCGATCAGGTTTTCTTCTGTCGCAAGCCGGTCATCGCAGCCGTTTCGGGTTGGTGTGTCGGGGGCGGCGTCGATTTGATTTCCGCCTGTGATCTGCGCGTTTGTTCCGCCGATGCCAAATTCAGTGTGCGCGAAGTGCGCGTCGCGATGGTCGCCGATTTAGGCAGCCTGCAACGTTTGCCTTACATCATCGGTGAAGCAGCGACCCGCGAACTTGCCTATTCAGGCAAAGATATTGACGCGCAAAAAGCTTTAAAACTCGGTCTCGTGAGCGAAGTTTTCGCGACGCCCGATGCCACGCTTGAAGCCGCGCGCGCCTTAGCTCACGAAATCGCTGCCAATCCGCCGCTTGTCGTACAAGGCATCAAACAAGTGATGAACCATCGCATTGCCAGCGAAATCACCGAAGGGTTGCGCTACGTTGGCGCATGGAATTCTGCTTTTCTGCACTCCGAAGATTTAATCGAAGCCATTCAGGCATTTCGTGAACGCCGCGCGCCGGAGTTTAAAGGAAGATGA
- a CDS encoding UvrD-helicase domain-containing protein, translated as MNWTPAQREAIETRGRRVLVSAGAGSGKTRVLVERFLALLEENIDWRVADIVAVTFTEKAAREMVSRIRREIRSRIERSADATERARWREHRNALDSSRIGTIHALCAAILRAHPAEAGLDPAFEVIEEIEASRLLTEAIDEVLLDTVRSLTAEAEVFSYLTPFQIREVLHSLIAQGERARRAIALFADHTPEDLLRFWQEIINEQRRHAIRNLFHQDLWRNAVNTVMRLAALDASDKREQLRAQVAELLSFIEQSTPEEGIGLLLNIKSTIKLTGGSKNNWASVEEFEAVKEALRIIRTMIENEAIFELCLNELDAQAARVAVHLAKLYTKVRARFAELKDERAVLDFNDLEEITERLLASHQEVRELYKNQGWLRALMVDEFQDTAPIQKNILWMIAPASAELFIIGDAKQSIYRFRGADVTVFQDVRLEFEASDGHIVGMDTCFRTHTRLIDFVNHLFPQVFLQESRYDTPYEAMQAVREAAHDHAAIEIHIIEKDKDAEVKLTTHDLRIVEARLIAERIRQLIDSGDVQVADEQGNPRPVEYGDIALLFQASTNFELYESALADAGIPYVTVAGRGFYARQEITDISNLLAFLANPLDNLSLAAALRSPMFALSDETLFKLRSIDATLWTSLCEDHKDLPTDQQEALRFARETLQNLRSLVGRVSPAQLLTQVVRQTGYLATLMALPHGERRVANVEKLIEQMQALSTLTLVEVVERINELKFREAREGEATIEETGAVKIMTVHKSKGLEFPIVWIVDAAYAGNSDKAIFATHPDLGVAVNLRDEKEIDRKSAPVAAFRLIKRIEAQMERAEKKRLLYVAATRARDHLIISASLGRLNLTGEHWLGLLVSALGIEANEPRGQIEYESGFIDIHWHNAESWIDSEGMNQHKAQSLQKDLTSAAKDSSLQFPLLSRISK; from the coding sequence ATGAATTGGACACCTGCACAACGTGAAGCAATTGAAACGCGCGGGCGACGGGTGCTGGTTTCTGCCGGTGCAGGCTCTGGTAAAACCCGTGTGCTGGTTGAACGTTTCCTCGCGTTGCTTGAAGAAAATATTGATTGGCGGGTTGCCGACATTGTCGCGGTAACCTTTACGGAAAAAGCGGCGCGCGAAATGGTGTCGCGCATTCGCCGCGAAATCCGCTCGCGTATTGAACGAAGCGCGGATGCAACGGAACGCGCGCGTTGGCGTGAACATCGCAATGCTCTGGATTCGTCGCGCATCGGCACGATTCACGCGCTTTGTGCAGCGATTTTGCGCGCCCATCCCGCAGAAGCCGGACTCGACCCGGCATTTGAAGTGATCGAAGAAATCGAAGCCTCGCGTCTGCTCACCGAAGCGATTGATGAGGTGTTGCTCGATACGGTTCGCAGCCTCACAGCCGAGGCTGAAGTTTTTTCTTATCTGACCCCTTTTCAAATTCGTGAAGTCTTGCATTCACTCATTGCCCAAGGTGAACGGGCGCGTCGCGCTATTGCATTGTTTGCCGACCACACACCGGAAGACCTGCTTAGGTTTTGGCAGGAAATCATCAATGAACAGCGCCGTCACGCAATTAGAAATTTATTTCATCAAGACCTCTGGCGAAACGCTGTCAATACAGTAATGAGGCTTGCCGCACTTGATGCAAGCGATAAACGCGAACAACTTCGGGCACAGGTTGCAGAACTGTTAAGCTTCATTGAACAGAGCACCCCTGAAGAAGGCATCGGGTTGCTTCTCAATATTAAATCCACCATTAAATTGACCGGCGGTTCAAAAAATAACTGGGCATCCGTAGAAGAGTTTGAAGCGGTTAAAGAGGCTTTGCGAATCATCCGCACGATGATTGAAAACGAAGCGATTTTTGAACTCTGTTTGAATGAACTCGACGCGCAGGCGGCTCGTGTGGCTGTGCACCTTGCGAAACTTTACACGAAGGTTCGCGCGCGTTTTGCCGAACTCAAAGACGAACGCGCTGTGTTGGACTTCAATGACCTCGAAGAAATCACCGAACGCCTGCTTGCTTCACACCAAGAGGTTCGCGAGTTGTATAAAAATCAAGGTTGGCTTCGCGCCTTGATGGTCGATGAATTTCAAGACACCGCGCCGATTCAAAAAAATATTCTCTGGATGATTGCTCCGGCTTCCGCAGAACTCTTCATCATCGGCGATGCCAAACAATCGATCTATCGTTTCAGAGGCGCGGATGTCACGGTGTTTCAGGATGTGCGTTTGGAATTTGAAGCAAGCGACGGACACATCGTCGGCATGGACACTTGCTTTCGCACTCACACCCGATTGATTGATTTCGTGAATCACCTGTTTCCACAAGTGTTTTTGCAGGAAAGTCGTTACGACACGCCGTATGAAGCCATGCAAGCAGTTCGCGAAGCGGCGCATGACCATGCGGCTATCGAGATTCACATCATCGAAAAAGATAAAGATGCGGAGGTAAAATTAACCACCCATGATTTACGCATCGTTGAAGCCCGTTTGATTGCTGAACGCATTCGCCAACTTATCGACAGCGGCGATGTCCAGGTTGCTGATGAACAGGGAAATCCGCGACCCGTTGAGTACGGCGATATTGCTTTGCTTTTTCAAGCCTCGACGAATTTTGAGCTTTACGAAAGCGCACTTGCCGATGCCGGCATTCCTTATGTGACGGTTGCCGGAAGAGGATTTTATGCGCGCCAGGAAATCACCGACATCAGCAATTTGCTGGCGTTTCTCGCCAATCCACTGGATAACCTGAGTCTGGCGGCGGCGCTGCGTTCACCGATGTTCGCGCTGTCGGATGAAACGCTTTTTAAACTGCGAAGCATTGATGCAACATTGTGGACAAGCCTTTGCGAAGACCACAAAGACCTGCCCACTGATCAACAGGAGGCTTTACGATTTGCGCGCGAAACTTTACAAAATTTGCGTTCACTGGTTGGGCGCGTCTCTCCTGCCCAACTATTAACTCAGGTGGTGCGCCAAACCGGTTATCTCGCGACTTTGATGGCGCTCCCGCATGGCGAACGTCGCGTCGCCAATGTTGAAAAATTGATTGAACAGATGCAGGCGCTTTCGACGCTCACACTTGTTGAAGTTGTTGAACGCATCAATGAATTGAAATTCCGCGAAGCCCGCGAAGGCGAAGCGACGATAGAAGAAACCGGCGCGGTAAAAATTATGACTGTGCATAAATCAAAAGGGTTGGAGTTTCCGATTGTCTGGATCGTTGATGCGGCTTATGCAGGCAACTCTGATAAAGCGATTTTCGCTACCCATCCCGATTTAGGCGTCGCCGTTAATTTGCGCGATGAAAAAGAGATTGACAGAAAATCGGCTCCTGTAGCCGCTTTCAGGTTGATTAAGCGAATCGAAGCGCAGATGGAACGGGCAGAAAAGAAGCGTTTGCTCTATGTCGCGGCAACCCGGGCGCGCGACCATCTGATTATTTCCGCATCGCTTGGTCGCCTGAACCTGACAGGCGAACACTGGCTTGGTCTCCTGGTTTCGGCGCTCGGCATTGAAGCCAATGAACCGCGGGGGCAGATTGAATATGAATCCGGGTTCATTGATATTCATTGGCACAACGCCGAATCGTGGATTGATTCCGAAGGCATGAATCAGCATAAAGCACAATCCCTACAAAAGGATTTGACTTCGGCTGCTAAGGATTCCTCTTTACAGTTTCCTCTCCTCAGTCGCATCTCAAAATAA
- a CDS encoding DUF1801 domain-containing protein, whose product MATRSRYSNFNDVDEYLLALDERRRSSLEKLRAIIRRVAPQAREVMRFNMPYYEYNGMLCAFSALENQLRFYLHEGLELENFQPELSGIEIRKGCIRFQDISEIPESLIERIVKEAVLTSEQLNNQTH is encoded by the coding sequence ATGGCGACCAGAAGCCGATATAGTAATTTCAATGATGTAGATGAATATTTGTTAGCTCTTGACGAACGCCGCCGTTCGTCCCTTGAAAAGCTACGCGCGATTATTCGCCGCGTTGCGCCGCAAGCCAGAGAAGTGATGCGGTTTAATATGCCTTATTACGAATACAACGGCATGCTTTGCGCGTTTTCTGCTCTGGAAAACCAACTCCGTTTTTATTTGCATGAAGGGTTAGAGTTGGAAAATTTTCAACCGGAACTTTCCGGCATTGAAATTCGCAAAGGCTGCATTCGCTTTCAGGATATTTCCGAAATACCCGAAAGTCTGATTGAGCGAATCGTTAAAGAAGCGGTGTTGACCAGTGAACAGTTAAACAATCAAACGCACTAA
- a CDS encoding MFS transporter encodes MASATYKQLLTHNQDFRRLWSGQVISELGNWFSFIAELGLVRMFSGSAIATTALMAARMLPFLLVAPFAGVCADRLPRKKIMIITDLLRAAIAIVYIPAMAYGQVWVIILCSFVMLSLTMFFDAAKNAATPNIVNSRELLTANVLMLSNRFLQYTLGVALGGLVAAQFGYTTAFVVNSISFIASALFIAPISGAKMRKPVEENLLSANEQNNVNPLTVNQFTNQASTEKPKIHFFADLREGLSYIWATPFVRAVILVNIAWATGGGMPNILFEQIGGHVFKIGERGDWSVAAMFASAGLGVFLGMVLARRAGDYLVEEKKAAYFIGWSLLAHGILFAAAGLMSSLFTMLPFIAASRFLLGLEFGVQETMVMRVLPDDYRGRVFTTDRSLEFGMMTFSMGVATWLLNSITPLQAIIVSGLLSATPGLWWLIAISFAKFRVPSNAVRESFGD; translated from the coding sequence ATGGCTTCGGCAACCTATAAACAATTGCTCACTCACAATCAAGATTTTCGACGGCTCTGGTCAGGTCAGGTCATCAGTGAACTCGGCAACTGGTTCTCATTTATTGCAGAACTCGGACTCGTCAGAATGTTTTCGGGTTCGGCAATCGCCACCACCGCCTTGATGGCGGCGCGTATGCTTCCCTTTCTGTTGGTCGCGCCCTTTGCAGGGGTGTGTGCAGACCGTCTGCCGCGCAAAAAAATAATGATCATCACCGATTTACTGCGCGCAGCGATTGCCATCGTTTATATTCCGGCGATGGCATACGGGCAGGTGTGGGTCATTATTCTTTGCAGCTTTGTGATGCTGTCGCTCACCATGTTTTTTGATGCGGCGAAAAACGCAGCAACTCCCAATATCGTAAACTCGCGTGAATTGCTTACTGCTAATGTTCTCATGCTTTCAAATCGCTTTTTGCAATACACCTTGGGTGTGGCGCTCGGCGGACTGGTAGCGGCGCAGTTTGGTTACACGACGGCTTTCGTGGTGAATTCAATCTCGTTTATTGCGTCAGCATTGTTTATCGCGCCGATATCCGGGGCGAAGATGCGCAAACCGGTTGAAGAAAATCTGTTATCCGCTAATGAACAGAATAATGTCAATCCGTTGACGGTTAATCAGTTTACAAATCAAGCATCAACTGAAAAACCTAAGATACATTTCTTTGCGGATTTGCGCGAAGGTCTGTCATACATCTGGGCAACGCCTTTTGTGCGTGCGGTCATATTAGTCAACATCGCCTGGGCAACTGGCGGAGGGATGCCGAATATTTTATTCGAGCAAATCGGTGGGCACGTTTTCAAAATCGGGGAACGCGGCGACTGGAGCGTTGCAGCGATGTTTGCCTCGGCAGGCTTGGGAGTATTTTTAGGCATGGTGCTGGCGCGTCGTGCCGGAGATTATCTCGTCGAAGAGAAAAAGGCTGCCTACTTCATCGGCTGGTCGTTGCTCGCGCATGGAATTTTATTTGCGGCAGCGGGTTTGATGTCATCCTTATTTACCATGCTGCCATTTATTGCTGCCAGTCGTTTCCTGTTAGGGTTGGAATTCGGGGTGCAGGAAACCATGGTGATGCGCGTCTTACCTGATGATTATCGCGGACGGGTGTTTACCACTGACCGCTCGTTGGAATTTGGCATGATGACCTTTTCAATGGGCGTGGCGACTTGGTTATTGAATTCGATAACCCCGCTACAGGCAATCATCGTGTCCGGTTTGCTGTCGGCAACGCCCGGTCTGTGGTGGCTCATCGCCATCAGCTTCGCAAAATTCCGCGTCCCCTCAAACGCCGTCCGCGAAAGCTTCGGGGATTAA